One window of the Conexibacter sp. SYSU D00693 genome contains the following:
- a CDS encoding 1-phosphofructokinase family hexose kinase, with protein MIITVTLNAAIDKSLSVPNFKVGRRHRTVEQRTMAGGKGVNIARTLKTLGRPVIATGFAGGPTGTRIVEQLTAESILNDFVRIREESRTNTAVYDPTTGTQTEINERGPGVSARELEIFRDKLLYLATGADMVVFAGSLPHGVEHDAYADLIRECRRRGVLTIIDTDGEPLRHAVRAEPDVMSPNVLEAEELVGHEFNDDEDRLIAVGEMVELGAREAIMTLPDGCVACVQEDGGRRRYRVTIAPREAVAAVGAGDAFLAGYVAARYAGSTPPDCLRFGVACGAESTQRLGAGLVEPREVERLLHEVDVRQVDTADVG; from the coding sequence GTGATCATCACCGTCACCCTCAACGCCGCGATCGACAAGTCGCTGTCGGTGCCGAACTTCAAGGTCGGCCGCCGCCACCGCACCGTCGAGCAGCGCACGATGGCCGGCGGCAAGGGCGTCAACATCGCCCGGACGCTCAAGACCCTCGGGCGCCCGGTCATCGCCACCGGCTTCGCGGGCGGGCCGACCGGCACGCGCATCGTGGAGCAGCTGACGGCCGAGTCGATCCTCAACGACTTCGTGCGCATCCGCGAGGAGTCGCGGACGAACACCGCGGTCTACGACCCGACGACCGGCACGCAGACGGAGATCAACGAGCGCGGCCCGGGGGTCTCGGCGCGCGAGCTCGAGATCTTCCGCGACAAGCTGCTCTACCTCGCCACGGGGGCCGACATGGTCGTCTTCGCGGGGTCGCTGCCCCACGGCGTCGAGCACGACGCCTACGCCGACCTCATCCGCGAGTGCCGGCGGCGCGGCGTCCTGACGATCATCGACACCGACGGCGAGCCGCTGCGCCACGCCGTGCGCGCGGAGCCCGACGTCATGAGCCCCAACGTCCTCGAGGCCGAGGAGCTCGTCGGCCACGAGTTCAACGACGACGAGGACCGCCTGATCGCGGTGGGGGAGATGGTCGAGCTCGGCGCCCGCGAGGCGATCATGACCCTGCCCGACGGCTGCGTGGCCTGCGTGCAGGAGGACGGCGGCCGCCGCCGCTACCGCGTGACGATCGCCCCGCGCGAGGCGGTCGCGGCCGTCGGCGCCGGCGACGCGTTCCTGGCCGGCTACGTCGCGGCCCGCTACGCCGGCTCCACGCCGCCGGACTGCCTGCGCTTCGGCGTCGCCTGCGGTGCCGAGTCGACCCAGCGCCTGGGCGCCGGCCTCGTCGAGCCGCGGGAGGTCGAGCGGCTCCTGCACGAGGTCGACGTGCGGCAGGTCGACACCGCCGACGTCGGCTAG